The following are encoded together in the Pectobacterium punjabense genome:
- a CDS encoding ABC transporter ATP-binding protein, which translates to MRENVLPTHVYPTHGEAIASQSLTLSYEKQVVIDALDIALPAQKISVLVGSNGCGKSTLLKSFARLLKPTSGTIIVNGADIHRQSTVEVAKSLAILPQTPTAPEGLTVYQLVKMGRYPHQSWLKQWSTTDEEKVIQALHSTGVLALKDRAVDSLSGGQRQRVWIAMTLAQDTDIVLLDEPTTYLDLAHQMEVLDLLRELNLQQQKTIVMVLHDLNLACRYAHHMVAVHNRTVFAQGNPRDILTEATVKTVFNLNCRIIDDPFFGTPLCIPFGRDAVETATDVG; encoded by the coding sequence ATGCGAGAGAATGTGCTGCCAACACACGTATATCCAACTCACGGCGAAGCGATTGCCAGCCAGTCGCTGACGCTGAGTTATGAAAAACAGGTTGTGATTGATGCGTTGGATATCGCGCTGCCAGCCCAGAAAATTTCGGTGCTGGTGGGGAGTAACGGCTGCGGTAAGAGCACGTTGTTGAAGTCGTTCGCCCGTCTGCTGAAACCGACAAGTGGGACGATTATTGTCAACGGGGCGGATATCCATCGGCAATCTACCGTTGAGGTGGCGAAGTCACTGGCGATTCTTCCACAAACGCCAACTGCGCCGGAAGGGCTGACGGTGTATCAATTGGTGAAGATGGGGCGTTATCCGCACCAGTCGTGGCTCAAGCAGTGGTCGACAACGGACGAAGAAAAAGTGATTCAGGCGTTGCACAGCACTGGCGTATTGGCATTAAAGGATCGCGCAGTAGATTCGCTATCCGGCGGGCAGCGCCAGCGTGTATGGATCGCTATGACGCTGGCGCAGGATACCGATATTGTTCTGTTGGATGAGCCGACGACGTATCTCGATCTGGCGCATCAGATGGAGGTGCTGGATTTGCTGCGGGAACTGAACCTTCAGCAGCAGAAAACTATTGTCATGGTGTTACATGATTTGAATCTGGCGTGTCGCTACGCACACCACATGGTAGCCGTGCATAACCGGACGGTGTTTGCACAGGGGAATCCGCGCGACATTCTTACCGAAGCTACGGTAAAAACGGTGTTTAACCTGAACTGTCGCATCATTGACGATCCGTTCTTCGGCACGCCGTTGTGCATTCCATTTGGGCGCGACGCGGTGGAGACGGCGACTGATGTCGGCTAA
- a CDS encoding IucA/IucC family C-terminal-domain containing protein — translation MSANRLTAPQWAMLSGTLQLTDASLRVGSDRCPSRKMLEPDYCHWLLNTLTPPLLSPSIKITASLLAKRIGFLTTAASLYAMSVYNKGLNMTLDNSVLEFGHSRLWTSTMPLYDLTVSQPEAGRREAWRDSLFDTLFAQHLSPVLHTLSAVSGTPLRILWENVAVRVFSLYEQRIEWDDPAAECSPGMTLAQQVQQDFDALLAAPGERFGCDDNPLRPFFRAKTRVPAVGSSVNFRSVRFRRTCCFYYKASQPQEYCQNCPLLRPTRKTG, via the coding sequence ATGTCGGCTAACCGTCTGACGGCACCGCAGTGGGCGATGCTCTCCGGTACGCTGCAACTCACGGATGCCTCGCTGCGGGTCGGTTCTGACCGTTGCCCAAGCCGTAAGATGCTGGAACCAGACTATTGCCATTGGCTGCTGAACACCCTGACACCACCGTTGCTGTCGCCATCGATCAAGATTACGGCGTCACTGCTGGCGAAGCGGATAGGATTTTTAACCACGGCTGCCAGCCTGTATGCGATGTCGGTGTATAACAAAGGGCTGAACATGACGCTGGATAACAGCGTGTTGGAATTCGGACACAGCCGTCTATGGACATCGACCATGCCACTTTACGATCTCACGGTGTCTCAACCAGAAGCAGGGCGGCGAGAGGCGTGGCGCGATAGCCTGTTCGATACGCTGTTTGCTCAACACCTATCGCCGGTGTTACATACGCTGTCTGCGGTGTCGGGCACGCCGTTGCGCATCCTGTGGGAAAACGTCGCGGTGCGGGTGTTTTCGTTATACGAACAGCGTATTGAGTGGGACGATCCGGCAGCGGAGTGTTCACCAGGAATGACGTTGGCACAGCAGGTACAACAGGATTTTGACGCTTTGCTGGCTGCGCCCGGCGAACGTTTTGGCTGTGATGATAACCCGCTAAGACCGTTCTTTCGGGCGAAAACGCGAGTGCCTGCGGTGGGGAGTTCGGTGAACTTTCGCAGCGTACGCTTCCGCCGCACCTGCTGTTTTTATTACAAGGCATCGCAGCCGCAGGAATACTGCCAAAATTGCCCATTACTGCGCCCCACCAGAAAAACGGGCTGA
- the rhlE gene encoding ATP-dependent RNA helicase RhlE encodes MSFDSLGLSADILRAIEEQGYRDPTPVQRQAIPVVLEGRDLMASAQTGTGKTAGFTLPLLQLLTSREAQNKGKGRRPVRALILTPTRELAAQIDENVKAYSKYLRLRSLVVFGGVSINPQMMKLRGGVDILVATPGRLLDLEHQNAVDLSQIEILVLDEADRMLDMGFIHDIRRVLAKLPTKRQNLLFSATFSDEIKALANKLLTNPASVEVVRRNTPSELVTQHVHFVDKRRKRELLSQLIGENNWQQVLVFTRTKHGANHLAELLEKDGITAAAIHGNKSQGARTRALANFKDGSIRVLVATDIAARGLDIDQLPHVVNYELPNVPEDYVHRIGRTGRAEATGEALSLVCVDEHKLLRDIERLLKREIPRIAIEGYEPDPSIKAEPIVNGRQGNRGGGGARSSAPRAQSGAPRGQSERSERSQGQGERRSAEGNRQPRKSGGNSDSPWGTGGKGKGGGEGQRRAPRPQNRSKPADK; translated from the coding sequence ATGTCATTTGATTCTCTCGGCCTGAGTGCCGATATTCTGCGCGCGATTGAAGAGCAGGGTTATCGCGATCCTACCCCCGTTCAGCGTCAGGCGATTCCTGTCGTGTTGGAAGGACGCGATTTAATGGCCAGCGCGCAAACGGGTACGGGTAAAACGGCGGGTTTTACGCTGCCACTCTTGCAACTGCTCACCAGCCGCGAAGCGCAGAATAAAGGGAAAGGACGCCGTCCAGTACGGGCGCTGATCCTCACGCCAACTCGCGAGCTGGCGGCACAGATTGATGAGAACGTGAAGGCGTATAGCAAGTATTTGCGCCTGCGCTCACTGGTCGTATTTGGCGGTGTGAGCATTAACCCGCAGATGATGAAGTTGCGCGGCGGCGTGGATATTCTGGTGGCGACGCCGGGGCGTCTGCTCGATCTGGAACACCAGAACGCCGTTGACCTGTCACAGATTGAAATTCTGGTTCTGGATGAAGCGGATCGGATGCTGGATATGGGCTTCATTCACGATATTCGTCGTGTACTGGCGAAGCTGCCGACCAAACGCCAAAACCTGCTGTTCTCCGCGACTTTCTCGGATGAGATCAAAGCGTTGGCGAACAAACTGCTGACTAATCCCGCCTCGGTTGAAGTCGTGCGTCGTAATACGCCGTCTGAACTGGTTACGCAGCACGTACATTTTGTCGATAAGCGCCGCAAACGTGAACTGTTGTCTCAGTTGATTGGTGAAAATAACTGGCAGCAGGTGCTGGTCTTTACCCGCACCAAACACGGCGCTAACCATCTGGCTGAACTGCTGGAGAAAGACGGTATTACCGCCGCCGCTATCCACGGTAATAAAAGCCAGGGCGCGCGTACGCGTGCGCTGGCAAACTTCAAAGATGGCAGCATCCGCGTGCTGGTCGCGACGGATATCGCCGCACGTGGTTTGGATATCGACCAACTGCCGCACGTGGTGAACTATGAGTTGCCAAACGTGCCGGAAGATTACGTTCACCGTATCGGCCGTACCGGTCGTGCAGAAGCAACGGGAGAAGCGCTGTCGCTGGTGTGCGTAGATGAACACAAACTGCTGCGTGATATCGAGCGTTTGTTGAAGCGTGAGATTCCGCGTATTGCTATCGAAGGCTATGAGCCAGATCCGTCCATCAAGGCAGAACCGATTGTGAATGGCCGCCAGGGTAACCGTGGCGGCGGCGGTGCGCGTAGTTCAGCACCTCGTGCGCAGTCTGGCGCACCGCGCGGTCAGTCCGAGCGCAGCGAACGTAGTCAAGGTCAGGGCGAACGCCGTTCAGCCGAGGGTAATCGCCAACCGCGCAAATCGGGCGGTAATAGCGATAGTCCATGGGGCACTGGCGGAAAAGGCAAGGGTGGTGGTGAAGGCCAGCGCCGCGCACCGCGCCCGCAAAACCGCAGTAAGCCAGCGGACAAGTAA
- a CDS encoding DMT family transporter, protein MNTLLYFSVVLIWGTTWIAISLQQGNVAAEVSVFWRFALASAILLAFLTLTRRLRPLSPRAHLLCMVQGLCVFGVNFLCFYHAIAWISSGLESIIFSMAVLFNAFNSRLFFGQPLTRNVAIATPLGLTGIIALFWHDLTQIDAQPYLLWGVGLSVLGTYCFSLGNMISAQHQRQGRDVLTTNGWGMGYGALWMGLFSLIQGYSFAPEYSTSYLGSLFYLAIFGSVIGFGAYFSLIGRIGASQAAYTTLLFPLVALSISTLFEGYQWRPNALIGLLLILAGNAVMFYRPRNPTAQPVTAKITR, encoded by the coding sequence ATGAATACCCTACTTTACTTTTCTGTCGTCCTGATTTGGGGCACGACGTGGATCGCCATTAGCCTGCAACAGGGCAACGTCGCTGCTGAAGTCTCCGTTTTCTGGCGCTTTGCGCTGGCATCGGCCATCTTACTGGCATTTCTGACCCTGACGCGTCGCCTGCGCCCGCTTTCCCCGCGTGCCCACCTGCTGTGTATGGTACAAGGGCTATGCGTATTCGGCGTCAACTTTCTCTGTTTTTACCACGCCATCGCCTGGATTTCGAGCGGATTGGAATCCATCATTTTCTCGATGGCGGTGCTGTTTAACGCCTTTAACAGCCGTCTTTTCTTCGGGCAGCCGTTAACACGCAACGTGGCGATCGCCACACCGCTCGGGCTTACCGGCATCATCGCGCTATTCTGGCACGATCTGACACAAATCGATGCGCAGCCCTATTTGCTATGGGGCGTGGGATTGAGCGTTCTGGGTACCTACTGCTTCTCACTCGGTAATATGATTAGCGCCCAGCACCAGCGACAGGGTCGCGATGTACTGACAACCAACGGCTGGGGCATGGGATATGGGGCGCTCTGGATGGGATTGTTCAGCCTGATTCAGGGATATAGCTTCGCACCGGAATACAGCACCAGCTATCTGGGGTCACTGTTCTATCTGGCTATCTTTGGTTCAGTCATCGGCTTCGGTGCTTACTTCAGCCTGATCGGCCGCATCGGTGCCAGCCAGGCGGCTTACACCACGCTGCTCTTTCCGCTGGTGGCGCTGTCGATTTCGACGCTATTTGAAGGCTACCAGTGGCGACCCAACGCGCTTATCGGCCTGTTGCTGATTCTGGCGGGCAACGCGGTGATGTTCTACCGCCCACGCAATCCAACTGCACAGCCTGTTACGGCAAAAATAACGCGATAA
- a CDS encoding helix-turn-helix domain-containing protein, whose protein sequence is MHRYKAFDTMLHHKTELRGTVELTSGVRLAAWFNRHDRVTMENTEHHTLSLYIAGGYESYHQTADGWHNGGGPDRFCLMPQQSASTWDIRGDLDFVHLYFDDAHLRQLAEQIWDRSPASICTEERIFGDDPLITSLYRQFLLSNRWDDPANQLVLSSAATLLMIQVLRGYTQLQWELPMVRGGLAPAVLRRSKMQIEAHLDQPLTLQALAAEAGLSEFHFARMFRQSVGMAPHQYVLKQRLVRAEALVRQGTLPITDIALACGFSSASHLSHQFKKEYGLTPSALRLAQK, encoded by the coding sequence ATGCATCGTTATAAAGCGTTCGATACCATGCTGCATCATAAAACCGAGCTGCGCGGCACCGTCGAACTGACGTCCGGCGTGCGTCTGGCCGCATGGTTTAACCGCCATGACCGCGTTACGATGGAAAACACCGAGCACCATACGCTTAGCCTTTATATCGCCGGTGGCTATGAGAGCTATCACCAAACGGCGGACGGCTGGCATAACGGCGGCGGGCCGGATCGTTTCTGCCTGATGCCGCAACAGAGCGCATCGACCTGGGATATCCGTGGCGACCTCGATTTTGTGCATCTGTATTTTGACGATGCACACCTGCGACAGCTGGCTGAGCAAATCTGGGATCGCAGCCCGGCATCGATCTGCACGGAAGAGCGGATATTTGGTGACGATCCGCTGATTACGTCGCTGTATCGGCAATTTTTGCTCAGCAACCGCTGGGACGATCCGGCAAATCAGCTTGTCCTTAGCAGTGCTGCGACGCTGTTGATGATTCAGGTACTGCGTGGTTACACCCAATTGCAATGGGAACTGCCGATGGTGCGCGGCGGGCTGGCGCCAGCAGTACTGCGGCGCAGCAAGATGCAAATTGAGGCACATCTCGATCAGCCGCTGACGCTACAGGCGCTGGCGGCGGAAGCGGGGCTCAGCGAGTTTCACTTTGCGCGCATGTTTCGCCAGAGTGTGGGAATGGCACCGCATCAGTATGTCCTGAAGCAGCGACTGGTTCGCGCTGAAGCGCTCGTGCGACAGGGTACGCTGCCGATCACGGATATTGCGCTGGCCTGCGGGTTCAGCTCCGCCAGCCACCTCAGTCATCAATTCAAAAAGGAATATGGCCTGACGCCATCGGCGCTGCGTCTGGCGCAGAAATAG
- the pepT gene encoding peptidase T, producing the protein MTDSLAHQLSNRFYRYLAVTSQSDARSTTLPSTPEQHEMARLLADELRALGLQDVVIDEHATVTAVKPGNCPSAPRIGFITHIDTVDVGLSPHIHPQTLRFTGEDLCLNAEQDIWLRTAEHPEILPYVGQDIIFSDGTSVLGADNKAAVTVVMTLMENLTHATPHGDIVVAFVPDEEIGLRGAKALDLKRFDVDFAYTIDCCELGEVVYENFNAASAEIRFTGVPAHPMSAKGVLVNPLLMAHDFISQFDRQQTPEHTEGREGYVWFNDLTANANEAKLKASIRDFDLATFEQRKQQIAAIAEKIAAQYPTGSVAFNLTDIYSNISNAITNDRRAIDLLFAALDTLGIEPKVTPMRGGTDGAALSAKGLLTPNFFTGAHNFHSRFEFLPVPSFVKSYEVALNLCLLAAK; encoded by the coding sequence ATGACAGACAGTCTGGCTCATCAACTCAGCAACCGTTTTTACCGTTATCTCGCCGTCACCAGCCAAAGCGATGCCCGCTCGACAACGTTACCCAGCACCCCGGAACAGCATGAAATGGCACGTCTGCTGGCGGACGAGCTACGAGCACTGGGTTTGCAAGATGTCGTCATTGATGAGCACGCCACTGTGACAGCCGTGAAGCCGGGTAACTGTCCGTCCGCACCACGCATCGGTTTTATTACTCATATCGATACGGTTGACGTCGGCCTGTCGCCGCATATTCACCCACAAACGCTGCGTTTTACCGGTGAAGACCTCTGTCTGAACGCCGAACAGGACATTTGGCTGCGCACGGCGGAACACCCGGAAATTCTACCGTATGTCGGGCAGGACATTATTTTCAGCGACGGCACCAGCGTACTCGGTGCGGACAACAAAGCCGCCGTTACCGTAGTGATGACGCTCATGGAGAACCTGACCCACGCTACCCCACACGGCGATATCGTGGTGGCCTTCGTGCCAGATGAGGAAATTGGGCTGCGCGGCGCAAAAGCGCTCGATCTCAAACGCTTCGATGTTGATTTCGCCTACACTATCGACTGCTGCGAACTGGGTGAAGTAGTGTATGAAAACTTCAATGCGGCCTCAGCGGAAATTCGCTTTACTGGCGTGCCCGCGCACCCGATGTCGGCAAAAGGCGTGCTGGTCAACCCGCTGCTGATGGCGCATGACTTTATCAGCCAGTTCGATCGCCAACAGACACCGGAGCATACGGAAGGACGCGAGGGCTATGTCTGGTTTAACGATCTGACGGCGAACGCCAATGAAGCGAAGCTCAAAGCGTCTATCCGCGATTTCGATTTAGCGACGTTTGAACAACGGAAGCAGCAGATCGCCGCCATCGCCGAGAAGATTGCCGCACAGTACCCGACTGGCAGCGTGGCATTCAACCTCACTGATATCTACAGCAATATCAGCAATGCGATTACCAACGATCGCCGAGCCATCGATCTGCTGTTTGCCGCACTGGACACGCTGGGCATTGAACCCAAAGTGACACCAATGCGTGGCGGCACAGACGGCGCGGCACTGTCCGCCAAAGGATTGCTGACGCCAAATTTCTTCACTGGTGCACACAATTTCCACTCGCGTTTTGAGTTTCTTCCTGTGCCGTCGTTTGTAAAATCGTATGAAGTGGCATTGAATTTATGCCTGCTGGCGGCGAAATAA
- a CDS encoding ABC transporter substrate-binding protein: MKKAGIRFTLAALTLAVASAASANTLVYCSEGSPENFNPQLYTSGTSVDASAVPIYNRLVDFKVGTTELVPSLAERWDISGDGRVYTFHLRKGVKFQSNKYFKPSRDFTADDVIFSFMRQKDPQHPYHSVSKGTYANFESLSFGSLIQNIEKVDDHTVRFTLSHAEAPFLADLAWYFASILSAEYADAMLKAGTPERVDMDPIGTGPFELAQYQKDSRILFKAFPAYWEGKAKLDRLIFTITPDASVRYAKLEKNECQVMPFPNPADLPRMKENKDIVLMQKAGLNTGFLSFNTQKAPTDNVKVRQALTMAINKSAIIDAVFQGTGTVAKNLLPPGVWSADSELKDYDYDPEKAKALLKEAGLAEGTTIELWAMPVQRPYNPNARRMSEMIQADWAKVGVQAKIVTFEWGEYLKRVKSGEHQAALMGWTTATGDPDNFFGPLFTCTAANGGSNSAKWCYAPFDKIITEARASQDHQQRIALYKQAQQMMHDQAPAVMIAHSTLSIPVRKEVIGYEVDPFDKHIFYQVDIKK, from the coding sequence ATGAAAAAAGCAGGAATACGATTCACATTGGCTGCGTTGACGCTGGCGGTCGCCTCCGCGGCATCGGCGAATACCCTGGTGTATTGCTCTGAAGGATCGCCGGAAAACTTTAACCCGCAGCTTTATACTTCCGGCACCAGCGTGGATGCCAGCGCCGTGCCGATTTATAACCGCCTGGTGGATTTCAAGGTGGGTACCACGGAGCTGGTGCCGAGTCTGGCGGAGCGTTGGGACATCAGCGGCGATGGCCGCGTCTATACCTTCCATTTGCGCAAAGGTGTGAAATTCCAGAGCAATAAATACTTCAAACCTTCGCGTGATTTTACCGCCGACGACGTTATTTTCTCCTTCATGCGGCAAAAAGATCCGCAGCACCCTTACCACAGCGTCTCGAAAGGGACGTATGCCAATTTTGAAAGCTTGTCCTTTGGCTCGTTGATTCAGAATATCGAGAAAGTGGATGACCACACGGTGCGCTTCACGCTTTCCCATGCGGAAGCCCCATTTCTGGCCGATTTAGCCTGGTACTTCGCTTCCATTCTTTCTGCGGAATATGCCGATGCCATGCTCAAAGCCGGCACGCCGGAACGCGTGGATATGGACCCGATTGGCACTGGGCCTTTCGAGTTAGCACAGTATCAGAAAGATTCGCGCATTCTGTTTAAGGCATTTCCCGCCTATTGGGAAGGCAAGGCTAAACTGGATCGGTTGATTTTCACTATTACGCCAGACGCCTCCGTGCGTTACGCCAAGCTAGAGAAGAATGAGTGTCAGGTGATGCCGTTCCCTAATCCTGCCGATCTGCCGCGCATGAAAGAGAACAAAGATATCGTGTTGATGCAGAAGGCGGGATTGAATACCGGCTTCCTGTCGTTCAATACTCAAAAAGCGCCGACGGATAATGTGAAAGTGCGGCAGGCATTGACGATGGCGATTAACAAATCGGCGATTATTGACGCCGTTTTTCAAGGCACTGGCACCGTAGCGAAAAACCTGCTGCCGCCTGGCGTCTGGAGTGCTGACAGTGAGCTAAAGGATTACGACTACGATCCCGAGAAGGCGAAGGCATTGCTGAAAGAAGCCGGTTTGGCGGAAGGCACCACTATCGAACTGTGGGCGATGCCGGTGCAGCGTCCGTATAACCCGAATGCCCGCCGGATGTCGGAGATGATTCAGGCCGACTGGGCGAAAGTCGGCGTGCAGGCGAAAATTGTCACCTTTGAGTGGGGCGAATACCTGAAGCGGGTGAAAAGTGGTGAGCATCAGGCGGCGTTGATGGGCTGGACAACGGCGACGGGTGACCCTGATAACTTCTTCGGCCCGCTGTTTACCTGTACGGCGGCCAACGGCGGTTCCAACTCGGCAAAGTGGTGCTACGCACCGTTTGATAAAATTATCACCGAAGCACGTGCTTCACAGGATCACCAGCAGCGAATTGCGTTATACAAGCAGGCGCAGCAGATGATGCACGATCAGGCACCCGCCGTCATGATTGCGCATTCCACGCTCTCTATTCCGGTACGAAAGGAAGTGATCGGGTATGAAGTTGACCCGTTCGATAAGCATATTTTTTATCAGGTTGATATTAAGAAGTAA
- a CDS encoding epoxyqueuosine reductase QueH — protein sequence MSNVKTAEFKRPQLSLPNSADKLLLHSCCAPCSGEVMEAITASGIDYTIFFYNPNIHPQREYLIRKEENIRFAEQHNVPFIDADYDSDNWFERAKGMEWEPERGIRCTMCFDMRFERTALYAAENGFSVISSSLGISRWKNMQQITECGQNAAQKYPGITYWDYNWRKGGGSSRMIEISKRERFYQQEYCGCIYSLRDSNKHRKSQGRDIIRIGKLYYGDETE from the coding sequence ATGTCGAATGTCAAAACCGCAGAATTTAAACGCCCGCAGCTTTCACTACCCAACAGCGCAGACAAACTGCTGCTGCATTCCTGCTGTGCGCCCTGCTCTGGTGAAGTTATGGAAGCCATCACCGCTTCTGGCATCGACTACACCATTTTCTTTTATAACCCCAATATCCACCCGCAGCGTGAATATCTGATCCGAAAAGAGGAAAACATCCGCTTCGCCGAACAGCATAACGTGCCTTTCATTGATGCAGATTACGATTCGGATAACTGGTTCGAGCGCGCTAAAGGCATGGAATGGGAACCGGAACGCGGTATTCGCTGCACCATGTGTTTTGATATGCGCTTTGAGCGCACAGCGCTGTACGCCGCAGAAAACGGGTTTAGCGTCATTTCCAGTTCGCTGGGGATTTCACGCTGGAAAAACATGCAGCAGATTACCGAATGCGGACAGAACGCGGCGCAGAAATATCCCGGCATCACCTATTGGGATTACAACTGGCGCAAAGGCGGCGGCTCGTCGCGCATGATCGAAATCAGCAAACGCGAACGTTTCTATCAACAGGAGTATTGCGGCTGCATTTATTCCCTGCGCGATTCCAATAAACATCGCAAATCACAGGGGCGCGATATTATCCGCATCGGTAAGCTGTATTACGGCGATGAAACCGAATAG
- the dusC gene encoding tRNA dihydrouridine(16) synthase DusC produces MRVLLAPMEGVLDSLVRELLTEVNDYDLCITEFLRVVDQCLPVKSFYRLCPELQHASRTPSGTLVRVQLLGQYPQWLAENAARAVELGSYGVDLNCGCPSKLVNGSGGGATLLKDPELIYQGAKAMREAVPAHLPVTVKIRLGWDSGARQFEIADAVQQAGASELVVHGRTKEDGYKAECINWQAIGEIRQRLRIPVIANGEIWDWQSAQDCMATTGCDAVMIGRGALNVPNLSRVIKYNEPRMPWPEVMLLLQKYVQLEKQGDTGMYHVARIKQWLGYLRKEYDDATELFSEIRTLKTSTDIARVIGEP; encoded by the coding sequence ATGCGTGTTCTGCTTGCCCCGATGGAAGGGGTTCTCGACTCATTAGTGCGAGAACTGCTGACTGAAGTAAATGATTATGACCTGTGCATCACCGAATTTTTACGCGTGGTGGATCAGTGCCTGCCAGTGAAATCCTTTTATCGCCTGTGCCCGGAGCTACAGCATGCCAGCCGCACGCCGTCCGGCACGCTGGTGCGCGTACAGTTACTGGGGCAATACCCACAGTGGCTGGCGGAGAATGCGGCACGGGCGGTGGAGCTGGGCTCGTATGGTGTCGATCTTAACTGCGGCTGTCCGTCGAAGCTGGTAAACGGTAGCGGGGGCGGCGCGACGCTGTTAAAAGATCCCGAACTGATTTATCAGGGTGCAAAAGCCATGCGTGAGGCGGTGCCTGCGCATTTGCCTGTCACGGTGAAAATACGTCTGGGATGGGATTCCGGCGCTCGTCAGTTTGAAATCGCCGATGCGGTGCAGCAGGCGGGCGCGAGCGAACTGGTCGTGCATGGTCGCACGAAGGAAGACGGTTATAAGGCTGAATGTATTAACTGGCAGGCGATAGGGGAGATTCGCCAGCGCCTGCGGATTCCGGTGATTGCCAACGGTGAAATCTGGGACTGGCAGAGTGCACAGGATTGTATGGCAACAACGGGCTGCGATGCGGTGATGATCGGGCGCGGTGCGCTGAATGTACCGAACCTGAGCCGCGTGATTAAGTATAACGAGCCGCGTATGCCGTGGCCTGAGGTCATGCTGCTGCTACAAAAATATGTGCAGTTGGAAAAGCAGGGCGACACGGGAATGTATCACGTCGCGCGCATCAAACAGTGGCTCGGCTATTTGCGTAAAGAGTACGACGACGCCACCGAGTTATTCAGCGAGATTCGCACGTTGAAGACCTCAACGGATATCGCCCGTGTGATTGGTGAGCCATAA
- the mmuP gene encoding S-methylmethionine permease, producing MEQHAPVTEGQFKRTMKARHLVMLSLGGVIGTGLFFNTGYIISTTGAAGTLLAYLIGALVVYLVMLSLGELSVAMPETGAFHVYASRYLSPATGYTVAWLYWLTWTVALGSSLTAAGFCMQYWFPQVPVWTWCLLFCVLIYLLNVVSSRFFAEGEFWFSIVKVVTILAFIVLGAGAMFGFIPMQDGSPAPFFQNITASGWFPYGGLPILMTMVAVNFAFSGTELIGIAAGETENPHKVVPMAIRTTVARLVIFFLGTVLVLAALIPMEEAGIAKSPFVLVFEKIGIPYAADIFNFVILTAILSAANSGLYASGRMLWSLSNEGTLPRRFSRLTRRGIPLFAISVSMLGGLLALFSSVIAPDTVYVALSAISGFAVVAVWLSICASHYMFRRHHVRAGKSLSDLQYRAPWFPITPILGFLLCLLACVGLAFDPSQRIALWCGIPFVALCYGAYYFTQSMKKRGLTGVEDIA from the coding sequence ATGGAACAACACGCACCAGTCACGGAAGGGCAGTTTAAGCGCACCATGAAAGCTCGCCATTTGGTGATGCTTTCGCTCGGCGGTGTCATCGGTACTGGCCTGTTTTTCAATACGGGCTACATTATTTCCACGACGGGCGCGGCTGGGACGCTATTGGCGTATCTGATCGGCGCGCTGGTGGTGTATCTGGTCATGCTGAGTCTGGGGGAGTTGTCTGTCGCCATGCCAGAGACTGGGGCATTCCATGTGTATGCGTCCCGCTATCTCAGCCCGGCAACAGGCTATACCGTGGCGTGGCTATATTGGCTGACGTGGACGGTCGCGCTCGGTTCCAGCCTGACCGCTGCTGGTTTTTGTATGCAGTATTGGTTTCCACAGGTACCAGTCTGGACCTGGTGCCTGCTGTTTTGTGTGTTGATCTATTTGCTGAACGTTGTGTCGTCTCGCTTCTTTGCCGAAGGGGAGTTCTGGTTCTCCATCGTTAAAGTGGTCACGATTCTCGCCTTTATCGTGCTCGGTGCGGGTGCGATGTTTGGCTTTATTCCGATGCAGGATGGTTCTCCCGCCCCGTTCTTCCAGAATATTACGGCGTCCGGCTGGTTCCCCTACGGCGGCTTGCCGATCTTGATGACGATGGTAGCGGTCAACTTTGCTTTCTCCGGTACGGAACTGATCGGTATCGCGGCGGGAGAGACTGAGAATCCGCACAAGGTTGTGCCGATGGCGATTCGTACGACCGTTGCGCGACTGGTGATCTTCTTTCTGGGGACGGTATTGGTTCTGGCGGCGCTCATTCCGATGGAAGAGGCCGGTATCGCCAAAAGCCCATTTGTGCTGGTGTTTGAAAAAATAGGTATTCCCTACGCCGCTGACATTTTTAATTTCGTGATTTTGACGGCGATCCTGTCCGCGGCTAACTCAGGGCTATATGCCTCGGGGCGTATGCTGTGGTCGTTGTCCAACGAAGGCACGTTACCGCGCCGTTTTTCTCGCCTGACGCGTCGTGGTATTCCGCTTTTTGCCATTTCCGTCAGTATGCTGGGCGGGCTGCTGGCGCTATTTTCCAGCGTGATCGCGCCGGATACCGTCTATGTGGCACTGTCCGCGATTTCCGGTTTTGCCGTGGTGGCGGTGTGGTTGAGTATTTGTGCCTCGCACTATATGTTTCGCCGCCATCATGTCCGTGCCGGGAAATCCCTTTCCGACCTGCAATATCGCGCACCCTGGTTCCCGATAACACCGATTTTGGGATTCCTGCTCTGTCTGCTGGCCTGCGTCGGGCTGGCGTTTGACCCAAGCCAGCGGATTGCACTGTGGTGTGGAATTCCATTTGTCGCGCTGTGCTACGGTGCTTATTATTTCACGCAGTCAATGAAGAAGCGTGGATTAACGGGAGTGGAAGACATTGCGTAA